A window of Gudongella oleilytica genomic DNA:
TTGAAATTTACTGGTAAGATATGAAGTATAAAGCGGGCTTACAAAAATAGCAAGACCAAAAGCGGTTCTTAGTATTCCTGCAGCCATTCCTCTTCTCCTGTAGTCAACAAACTCAGATATATAAGACATCGTGGTACCGCTCAGTGAGAAGTAGCCCAAACCGATCAAGATCCTGCCCAGTGCGAATGATAAAGCTGTGCTTGAATAAGCGCTTAGAAGGCTTCCAGCGAGGAATAGAACCAAAGCATAGGATATGAGTCTTTTGCTTCCATACCTGTCAGCCCATACTCCGAGCAGAGGCACCAATAAGCCTACTGCTGAATATCCCAGGTTAAAGTATATTACCTGACTGTCTCTGATATTGAAGTATTCTGCGAGAAAAGGAGCTAACGGACCTATGAAGTTCATCTCCATGGCTATTATAAATTGGATAATAAATGTGGTCGTAAATATCAGTCCCTGCTTCATGTTCCCTCCTGTTATTATATATTTTACCAGTGACATCCGGTATTTAATAATATTCGTGTGCCTAAATAAGTTTCTGGTCAATACATATTACCATAATTTATAGTGATTTTAAAGTAAGGTAATTTCCAGTTAAAGACTTTATATCAAACTGATACCTTTTGTAAACCTTATGTAACCATATATTAATACATTTGTAACTCAAGCCAACTCAGGGTATAATAATATAAAATAAGAACAGTATATGGAGGTGAGGACTATGCTTAAAAGGCTACTGGTTTTGACATTATCGATTATCTCGATTGCAGCCTTGATGTGGGCGAGTCCAAACCTTTACAGTCTTCTGGGCGACAATTCCAGTGCAGCTGAGGCGTACGACAGCAGGAGATTTATTGGATATGCTTTGAAGGAGGACCATGTAAGAGCATCTATAGATGAAATATTGCGGGAATCGAGGAGAAATCAGGCTAAGAAAGAGCAGCAGGAAATGATAGGAAGCTATTTAAGGGACCTTGTCGCAATCTATGAGGAGAAGGCCATTGAGGAAATTGTGGTGGAGGAGGATAGGTTTCCTGCTCCTATAGAAGGGAAGGTGGCTTACCTAACCTTTGATGACGGACCTTCACCAACTATTACACCTCAGATCCTTAAGATTCTTGAAGAATATGATATCAAGGCTACCTTTTTCGTGGTGGGCAGTATGACTGACAAATTTCCTGATGTGCTGGAAATGGTTTGGGCTGGAGGACACCTGATTGGAAATCACACTTATTCCCACGTATATGACTATATATACAGAAATACCGCCAATTTTCTAAATGACCTCGAAAAGGCGGATATGACGTTAAAAAGAATACTTGGTGAGGATTTTTGTACGGATATAATGAGATTTCCTGGAGGAACTCATGCACCATATAAAAGACAATTCGTTAAAGCTGCCGAGGAAGCAGGATACAAATGGTATGACTGGAATACGGTAAATGGTGATTCTGAGTTGAAGTATCCATCAAAGGACTATATTATGGGCAGATTTCTAAAAACCTATGGTAAAAGGGACGTTATTGTTATTTTGATGCATGATGCTGAGGGAAAACAGCAGACGGTGGATACCTTGCCCATGATAATTGAACACCTTAAACTTGAGGGCTACAGTTTCAATACACTGGATAACTATAATCATTGAACAGGGGTGGAATGATGGAAAGGTCAGTAATGATAGTTGAGGATGAAGAGTCCATAAGAAAGTTTGTCAAAATAAACCTGGACAGAGCCGGATATAAGGTTCTGGAAGCAAGCAGCGGCGAAGAGGGCATAGAGATTGCTTCAAGAGAAAAGCTTGATATCGTTGTACTGGATGTAATGCTTCCAGGCATAGACGGGTTTGAAGTATGTAAAAAATTAAGAGCAGATCATCCTCACCTTGGAATAATTATGCTTACTGCAAAGAGCCAGGATATAGACAAAATAATGGGTCTGGAATACGGTACTGACGATTATATGACAAAGCCCTTCAATCCGACTGAACTTGTTTTAAGGCTAAAATCCCTTGAGAGAAGGCTGGAACCTGAAAAGGAAGGAAACAGTTTAACAATGGAGTTTAAGCCCTTCCGAATAGATGTTTATTCAAGACAATTTTATAAGAATGACCTGGAGATCGAGTTGACCCCTACTGAATTCTCGATTGCTAAGCTATTTATTGAGAATCCAGGAAAAGCATTTAAACGAGATGAGATACTGAACCATGTGTGGGGTGTAGATTTCGTAGGAGATTCAAAGATTGTCGATGTAAATATCAGAAGACTCAGGTCCAAAATAGAGGAGGACTCCAGCCAACCCTCATTCATTGAGACAGTCTGGGGAGTGGGGTACAGGTGGAAGTCGAAGGACTAGGAGAAAGATATGAAAAGAAGCATCAAATCAAGACTGATAAGAAGCTTCATGCTTATCATTCTCGTAACAGTGGTATTTCTTGAGGTACTTCTTATAAATGGAATAAAAACTCATTATTATAACAATGTAGAGGATATTCTGACAAGTCAGATCGAATTCTCTACAACTTTTTATGCCCGCTATTTTGCGAACAGAAATCTTGAAGAAATACTCATTGATGACATAGACTTATTCTGGCAGCATACTACGGCTCAGGTACAGATATTGAATACTTCGGGTGAAGTAGTTCTGGATTCACTTGGCATACCGGGTACTGAACCTCTTCAGACCATTGACATTAAAGATGCTCTGGAAAAGGGGAAGGGAGTATGGACAGGGAGTGTCTCATATTCCGACGAGCCCGTCATGGCTGTTTCCATGCCGTTGCAATACAGGAATGAAACTGTAGGGCTGATACGTTTTATATCGAGTCTCGAGGCAACAAACAACGTTATTAAGGATATTTCAAGGTTCCTGCTGATACTTGGTATCGTCGTAGTAGGGGTATCTGGTCTTATTAGCGTATTCATCGCTAACTCAATAACCAAACCGCTGAAGGAGGTAACTGAGGTAGCTGAAAAGATGGCTGACGGTCAGTTCAAGGTGAGAAGCCAGGTGAGAGTGAATGATGAAATAGGTCGACTATCGCATACATTGAATTACATGGCTGAAGAAATTGTAAGGAAGGAAACTCTTAAGAATGATTTTATCTCCTCGATCTCCCATGAACTGAGAACGCCCCTGACATCGATCAAGGGATGGGCAATTACGCTGAAATCAGGTGATGAACCTGATAAGGAGCTTCTCGAAGATGGCCTGGAAATAATCGAAACTGAAAGCGACAGGTTATCACAAATGGTCGAAGAACTGCTTGATTTCTCTCGATTCACTTCAGGCAGGATAACTCTCTCGAAGGATACAGTAGATATCAAAGAAACTGTTAAAATGGTTGTATACCAAATGATGCCAAGAGCAATAAACAACAACATCAATTTCGAGGTGGATATTGAAGGTTCAATACCTGCAATAATTGGGGATGAGAATCGAATAAAGCAGGTTTTGATCAATATTTTAGACAATGCATTCAAATTCACAGGAGAGGGAGATGTTTCACTAAAGGCTTATGAGGATAACAGCCATATTAGGATCGAGATAGAGGACAATGGGTCTGGTATCCCTAATGAGGAACTTCCCTATGTAAAGGATAAGTTTTATAAGGGGAAAAACAGCAATTCGCACAGTGGAATAGGTCTATCGATTTGCGATGAGATCATGCAGCTTCATGAGGGGATCTTCGATATCGAGTCTGAGCCTAATAAAGGAACAAAGGTAATTTTAGGCTTTCCTAAGGAGGTGAGAAGCCAGTGAAGCTTGTAAAACTGCTTATGCTATTGATATCAGCAATACTGCTAACATCCTGCGTCGACTCCCGAGGGCAGGTACAGGACCTTATCGTTGCTCCAGATGCAAATGTATCTGCCATAGAGGGTAAGTGGGAAGTAACTTCATTACTTTATAGACTGGGCAGCAGTATAATTGATGAGGAATCGGATTATATAGGCAAAGAGGCTTTATTCCATACTGACGCAGTAGTCCTGGGAAGTGAGTACACAAAGGAGCCTTCATATAAAATTAAAAGAGTGAAGACATCCGACTATCTGATATATAAATATAAGACCAGTCCTTTGTCACTTGGACTCCAGAATGAATATATTAATGTCATCACAGTGCTAAACCAAGAGCAGTATTTCTGTGAGCTTCTGCAGCTGGATGATAAGACCGCCTTCATATACAGGGAGGACGGCTTTTATAAGCTGGAGCGCAAGGTTGCCAAAGTAAGTCTCGAGGAGGTATTGAGATATATAGACGTTGAAGAGAGCGTACAGCAAAGCTTTGGGAGTATAGAGCCTGAAAATCTCAACTCAGGGGTTTTACTTGGCTTTAAGGTTCAATCCTTTGATGAAGATAATGAGCTTCCTCGATGGGAATATTATACCTACTGGATCCAGATGAAGAACGGGGAGCTGGGGGAGATTTACAGGATGGATCATTTACTCCTGCCGAGAAAGAATGGATTTTGGATAGTTGAACAGGAAAGGATTACTGAGAACAATATAGTCTACGACGAGATACATGCTACTCCTCTTTTTAATCTTCAAAATCAGGATAAGTTCATGGAGGATCTGGCCTTCAACTTCGATGAAAAAATAAATACATTTGGAGCAGCTCTTGATAAAGTAGAGCCATCGATTCTCAAAAACATTGTATTTGTAGGCAACGATTATATCTCTGTAGAGAGTATAGACAGAGACAGAGGGGACCGAAGGACCCTCCAGACCTATGCAGTTGATAATCTGGAAGATAAAAAGCCGATAAAGCTTTCCGATTTGATTGGAGAAACGGCCATCAATTTATTTAATGAAGGCGCCAGGTCAGTAATAACCATAGACGATCAGGTGTTTCCAAATGAGGAAAACTTTACATTGACTAGGAGAAATGGGTATTGGACACTAAAGGGAAGGATAAATTTCAAGGATAAGGATGAGGAGCTGTTTAGAGAGTTCAATATTAAGGCAATTCCTCCGAGAGAAATGGTTAGCTATGATGAGTTATCAATACCGTTTGATGCAGTGAGGTTGGCGATCCCTGATGTGCAGGATATCTTTTCTTCTCCTAACAATGATTTTCTGGTTGTAATTACAAGCTCTAATATTGTAATATATTCGATAGAGGGGTATGACATCAATAAAGTACCTCTTGCCAGAGTCGAGCTGCCTTCGGATTCTACGGTAGTAATGTCCGAATGGTCGACTGACAGGTACCCGGATATTTGGAAGAATGAGATGCTGAAGCACGGGGCAATAGAAGTCGAACAGAATTAGAGTTGGTTCATCATAAAGGGGCTGTTGAAGTGGATAAGGTCACAACAATAATAAATACATTAAAAAGAGTAATAATGGAGCTTGCAGAATACTTCGACAATGCGAGCCTGATGATGTGGGTTACAGCTGGTGTTATGACACTAACTCTTGTGACATATTTCTTATTTAAGAAAATCAGGATACTGAAATACCTGCCTGGATTTGTAGTATTGTTAATAGGTCTTTATAATCTGAATTCCGTTCTCGATGTACTTACCGCTGAGAGCAGTCTTCCCGTGCTGCTTCTGGCTGTAATTGGAGTAGTAGCCGGGCTCGTTGGGATGCTCTTTGCTCTGGTCATCGGAATAATCGCTAAGCCTGTGAAAAAAAGAAGACGAAGTACTGCTAAACCCAATTCAAATACAAACGGTGAGCAAAGAGAGACGACCCCAGTACAGAAATAATCGAAGCCTGGATCAAAAAGATTCAGGCTTTAATCTATTTATCAGGCTAATTTTTTCTGGCCTCTTCAGAGCTTTTATTTCACATTCCCTGCTCATGGCTTCGCTTTTAGTGTGATACTCCTCGAAGTAGATGATCTCAACTGGGAGTCTGGAACGAGTATATTTTGAAGCCTTTCCGGAATTGTGAAGCTTCAGTCTTTCCTCCAGGGAGGTAGTATAGCCAGTGTAAAGGCTTTTATCTGAACACTCAAGTATATATACAAAAAACATCTTATTCCTCCACGGATCCAAGCTTTTCAAGCACTTTTTTTATGACATCATAACCATAGCCCTTTCGTTGCAGGAATCCTGCGGCCTTTCGCATAGTGGAATTTTCATCACCAGTCAAGCTGTTCGAATATTTCTTCTGTACAAGTTCGACTAAATGCTCAATATCCGGTTCCAGATCTGAGAGTGTTTCTTTGATCAGATCTTCGTCTATTCCTTTTTTTCTTAGCTCTGCCTTCAATCTATAAGCGCCGAGATCGTTAAGCCTGGTCTTGTCATCAACATAAGCCCTTGCAAAGCTCTCGTCATTAAGGAACCCTGACTCCTTAAGAAGCTCGATTACATTAGATATGCTTTGCTGTTCAAATCCCTTTCTGGCAAGGTAATCCATCATCTCACTTACAGTTCTTTGTCTGTAGGATAAATATTTGTAAGCTGATGATTTGGTTCTCTGAAGCTCATCGTAGCACTGCAAACGCTGTGCAGTTTCATGATCCAGTTCCATATCCTTTTTCAGCTTAAACTCAATTATGGCCTCTGAAGGGAGTCCGAGGTAAAATTCGCCGTCTACATAAAGATTGATTCTGGAGCTGTCTTTCTGAGTTGATATTTTTGTAATCTTCATAGCTTTTACTTTCCTAATTGCTTTTATTATTTATCAATATATAGACACCAAGTACAATTAAAAGGGCAGGCCACAGCTCAACGATTTTCCTCAGTGAATGTGAGAACCAAGGGAATAGTATCCTGGCCAGCATCAATGCTCCCACCAGAACTAAAGCGATGCCAATAAGGAGTCTTCCATTATCCTTACCATTAGTCGCCTGCGTATTTGATTCAATATAACCATCATCTTCAGGAATCACTATCCCACAAATCAAATATGCGAGTCCAAAAGTACCGAAGGAAGTTATTGCTAAAATGAACCAAATTATTCTTATGATTGTCGCATCGATATTCAGGTACTCACTAAGTCCTCCGCAAACACCCATGATATATCTGTTTGACCTCGATCTCTTTAGTTTTTTCATATGACACCCCCCTAATTATCTAATATAATATCAAAATACGGTGTCCAATAAAATAGGCATCTAAAATATTTCCCTTGAATATGGCTTTATGGTAACATTAGAGGGGGGTGAAAAGATATGTTTGATTTATTATCGATTGTATTTAAGTACATCTTCGTAATTATAATCTATATGTTTATATTTGTTATAATCAGGATGATTTACCTTGACATCAGAGCTATGGAGAGTAATCCCGAAGACTCTGGGGCTTATCTCAAGCTTCTTAACAGACTCGACTCCCTCCCATACAGAGTACGGGATTCCTATTCGCTGAAAGGTACTATTAGCCTGGGAAGAAGCAGCGAAAATGACATAGTTATTAAAGATCCCTTTGTATCTAAAAGGCATCTTATGATAACCAAGGATGAGGAAGAATATTTTATAGAGGATCTGGGAAGCTCAAACGGGACCTACGTAAATAAACAGCTTCTTGTGGATGCTGCCAAGCTGGTCAACGGAGACATTATAAAAATCGGGGATTTGGAATTCATCTTCGTTAATAGAAGATAGGGGATCGAATATGAAAAATTTAATGGACGGAAGATTACCTCGAAGGCTTCTGCTCTTATTTGAGCTTATGTCTATGTCGCTTATTCTTTTATACAGAAGGGATAGTCTGGATATAAAGACAGTGGCGCTGGCCTTTGGCCTTTTGGTAGTAGTCTATGGAGCCAATTACATATTATCAAGGCTGTCTGATGGAGATTTGTACATTTTTTTAATAGTAAGTATGCTTATCTCTATTGGTATAATCATGATCTTCAGAATAAGCTCGGATTTGGGATTAAAGCAGTTAATGTGGCTTGTTATAGGGGTTGGAGCTTTTTTTGGCAGCTACTTAATGATTACAAAGATAAGCTTCTGGGAATCTCTGTTTCCCGTTTATATCGCTGCAGCTTACAGCTTCTTTGCTATGACTCTGCTTCTTGGAGACAGAAAGCACGGAGCCATAAACTGGATCAGTATTGGTGGAATAAGCTTTCAGCCTGCCGAGATGACAAAGATTATATTGGTGTTTATTTTGGCGTGTTTTTATTCCAGCAGAGATAAATTCAATAAATATAAGTATGCAGATTACTGGATGATGGGAGTAATTTATTCATTTATAGGACTGTTATTCATCCAAAGGGACCTTGGCACTGCTATGATCTTTATGGGAATATTCACCGGATTGCAGTATATCTATTCCAATGATAGAATGGCAATCAGAGCAAATCTTGGATTATTCACTATCGGCGGCATTACAGCTTATATCCTTTTCGACCACGTGAAGGTAAGAATCATGACCTGGCTTAACCCCTGGCCGTATATTGATAACAAGGGATACCAAATTACCCAATCATTATTTGCCATTGCCGAAGGGAGTTATTTTGGAACAGGCTTGGGCAGAGGCAATCCATCCTTTATCCCTCTTTCCTATAACGACTTTATATTTTCTTCAATAACTGAAGAAATGGGTGTATTCACAGGTATCGGTATAATAATGCTTTTTATGATTTTAGTTTACAGGGGGTTCAAAATAGCCTTAAAACAAGATTCAAAGTTCTACAGGATACTGGCGCTTGGGATAACTCTCATGTTTGGTTTACAATCTTTAGTAATAATTGGAGGGGTTACAAAGGTTATCCCTCTTACCGGTTTGACTCTGCCATTCGTGTCTTATGGAGGCACCTCCGTATTATCCAGCTTTATTGCGCTGGGGATACTTCAGGGTGCATCTGAAAAGCTTACCAGGGAGGAGATCAGATGAATCTGGAAAAGAAGAGGATATTGATACTACTTGCATCCTTGTGTACAGGATTTGCAATATTGATAGGCTACTTAAGCTATTTTCAAATATTCAGAGCAGAAGATGTCAGGAATAATTCATACAATAAAAGGCTTTGGATCAATGAGGATAAGATTCTCAGAGGATCTATTACTGACAGAGACGGAAATCTTCTTGCTTATTCGGAGGCATCAGATGGAACTGCAAGAAGGATTTATAAATACGACAGACTATACAGCCATGTAATAGGGTATAGCCTGAAAGAATATGGGAAGTCAGGACTTGAGAAGAGCTTTAACTCATATCTTGTGGGTGCTAATGAGAATACGGCGATCAACGAGCTTATTAATCTTATCAATCCCACGGGCGTAGGCAATAATCTGAAGCTAACTATAGACCATAGTCTTCAGGCGAAAGCCAGAGAACTGTTATCAGGTAAAAAAGGCAGCATCATCGCAATGGACCCGAAAACCGGGGAAATATTGGCGATGGTCAGTTTACCTGATTTCAACGTCAATACCCTCATACAGGAATGGAACACGGTTTCCGAGGACACCAACAGCCCGCTTTTCAATAGAGCAACACAAGGTCTGTATCCACCTGGATCTGTATTCAAGATTGTAACAGCGATCGGTGTTATGAGAGCTTCAAATCCGGATGATCTGTATAACTGCACTGGAACTGTCATCATCGATGGCAAGGAGTTCAGCGACTCTGACAAAAAGGGTCATGGCGAGCTTGGTCTCAATGAGGCGTTCGCGAAATCCTGCAACACCTACTTTGCAATAAAGGCATTGGAAATAGGGCATTCTGAGCTGCTGAAGATAGCTGAGGAGCTTGGATTCAATAAAAAACTGGATGTAGGCCTCGAATCGTCATCTTCTGTCTTTCCAACTGATTCCAAAGGAGATACAGATCTTGCAGCATCTGGGATCGGCCAGGGGAGGATACTTGCAACACCCTTGAATATGCTTGCCATTATTGCGGGAATTGCAAATGATGGTGCTATGATGGAACCATATTTGGTTTCAGAAATGACATCACCTGAGGGCAAGCTTATTAATAGTCATGAACAGGCGTTGACAATGCAAGCTGGTGACATTGATGAAATAGCCAGGCTTAAGGAGATGTTGAGAGAGGTTGTAAAGACGGGAACCGGTAGAAACGCAAGCATCAAGAATGTTGCAGTAGCAGGTAAGACAGGAACTGCTGAAAATCCGACTGGGAAAAATCACGCCTGGTTCGCGGGCTTTGCCCCATTCGATGACCCTAAGGTCGCAGTAGTGGTGATCCTTGAGGAGGAAGGATCTTCAGGCGGAAGCTCGGCAGCACCTATAGCCAGGGATATCATGATTCATGCCTTGAATAACGTCGACTTTAACAGATAAAGATCCTGCCTTGTTGACAGGATCTTTATAGGAATTTACTTTTTAAATTATTCCAATACATATCCTTGCTGAAGTTTAGCTTATAGATGCTGTTCGGCGACAGAGTGAGGTCAATAGATACTATTCCTTCATATTTGAACTCCATCCCATCATTAACAACAAGAATTGAATTCTCATATCTATATTCAGGTTTGATCATAATGATCGATCCACCGGGAATAATTGCACTATTGGGAAGACTTCGATATGCACTTGAGCTAATAGGAGCAAGAGGCGTGATCTGTAGGGATGGAAGGCTGGGGTATACTATACTTCCACCTGCTGAGAAGTTGTAGCCTGTGCTGCCGGCAGGGGTGGATACAATAAGCCCGTCTCCGCTGAATCTTTCCAGATGGTTATTGTCAATATATACCTCAAGGTGCACAATTTTAGACTTTACTCCCTTTATAACTATTTCATTTATACCTGTAAGATAGAAACACTTGCTCTTAGTGCATACCTTGGCATCTACAAGAAATATGTTTTCGGTCTTATAGTCACCCTTCAGGTATCTGTCAATGAACGAGTCTATCTCTTTAGGCGATATCTCCTGAAAAAAACCTAAGTGTCCTGTGTTTATACCAACGAATGGTATTTGAGGGAAGGCATTCCTATGGATAGCCCTTAAAAAAGCCCCGTCTCCGCCAATACATATATTCAGCTCAGCATCCTTATCATAGGCTTCCGAAGGGATCAATCCCTTATCTGCCAGCTTTACGGAAAGCAGGCGAGCTGTTTTTCTGGACTCATAGTTTTTATTGGATATGATATTTATTATTCTTCCATTAGACATTAAGCCTCACCCTTCAAAGGAATTTATTTAGCCGATATAATGATTTTAACACATCAAATGAACTATTAAAAGAAGATAAGGACTTACTAAGATGCCTGGAGAAATAAATTATATTTTAATTACTAACAAGGATGGATGTGATTCCCTAAAGCAGTTAATGGAGCAGAAGGGAATTTCAGGCAGGCTTATGCGAAGACTTATAAAGTCCAAGCAGCTCCTGGTAAATGACAATCCAGTTGAAAAGAAACTAAAACTCCATGATGGTGACAGGGTTAAGATACTGATCGACGATGAAGATTACGACGTTGAACCTCAACCTATGGAAATTGAGATACTTTACGAAGATAGGGATGTTCTTGTGCTGAATAAGCAGCCTTTCACGATCGTTCACCCTACAAAGAATATAAGCAGTATGACTCTTTCAAATGGTGTTGCATATTATTTCAAATCTGTGGGGCTTAGAAGGAAAATCCGGTTGGTAAGCAGACTGGACAGAGATACCTCCGGAGTCATTGCTTTTGCCAAAAACTCTTATGGACATCAATATCTGGCAAGACAAATGGAGAATGGTACGCTTATAAAAACCTATATTGCAGTGGTTGAAGGAGTAATTTCAGCCAATAATGGCAAGATAGATTTCAGTATAGGCCCAAGCGATAATGGAATCAGGCAAGAGGTGAGAAAGGATGGCCTCCCGTCATTAACAATTTTTGAGGTATTGGACAGGCTTGAAGGAGCATCCTTATTGAAACTCATGCTTATGACCGGCAGAACACACCAGATTCGTGTACACTTGGCAGCCATTGGCTATCCAATAATTGGAGATTCACTCTATGGATCTGAATCCAACAAGATAAAGAGGCAGGCATTGCACGCTTCAAGCATTGAATTTGAATCGCCGGAAACAGGTGAGAGGGTCCTGGTAAATGCACCACTTCCTTCGGATATAACCGATCTGCTTTATCAGGTTAAATCAATCTAATGTATGAAAATCATTGAAATCGAGACTGTAAAGTAGTATAATTGAATAAACAAGAAGATAAGTAGTTTCTGCGGTGTGCGTTATTCTCATATAATTCAACCGACATGTCTTATACGGGAGTTCGTTGTTCGGGGGTCAATGACAAGCCTTTCATGAAAGGTAGTCAGAAGCCTTTGACGGGACACCCACCTGCAATTATGCGGGTGTGAATTAGTTGAGAGGACGGCATTGCGGGAATACAAAAAAAGAATAAAAACCCTTCGGGGTTTTTATTTTTATGAGAATTACTGGATTTGAATGGGAATTTTTTTTCTCCCTCTGAAGATATATATATATTTGAAGCCAAGATCTCTTAAAGCCTTCTCAGTCTGCTTGTACTCGTATCCAATATGATGGATAGTGTGGGAGTCTGAGCCGATGGTTATTATTTCTCCCCCTAAATCCTTGTATAGCCTCAATATCTGAGGCTTAGGGTGAAAGCTTTCAAGATTATACCTTAGGCCTCCAGTGTTGACTTCGATTCCCTTTCCCTTATCTATAAGCTTCTTTAGTATAACTTCAATTTTATCCATATAGAAATCATATTTAATTGGTGCACAATCTGTAAAAAGATAGCGATCGATATAGTCTAAATGGCCAAGCACATCATAATCATCAAAGGAATCAATGCAATCAAGGACTGAATCATAGTATCTGTTTATTATTTCCCCCTGGGAGAGCTCCATTTTATTAAATTCAAGAAAGATGTCTTTGCTATCAA
This region includes:
- a CDS encoding polysaccharide deacetylase family protein codes for the protein MLKRLLVLTLSIISIAALMWASPNLYSLLGDNSSAAEAYDSRRFIGYALKEDHVRASIDEILRESRRNQAKKEQQEMIGSYLRDLVAIYEEKAIEEIVVEEDRFPAPIEGKVAYLTFDDGPSPTITPQILKILEEYDIKATFFVVGSMTDKFPDVLEMVWAGGHLIGNHTYSHVYDYIYRNTANFLNDLEKADMTLKRILGEDFCTDIMRFPGGTHAPYKRQFVKAAEEAGYKWYDWNTVNGDSELKYPSKDYIMGRFLKTYGKRDVIVILMHDAEGKQQTVDTLPMIIEHLKLEGYSFNTLDNYNH
- a CDS encoding response regulator transcription factor — its product is MERSVMIVEDEESIRKFVKINLDRAGYKVLEASSGEEGIEIASREKLDIVVLDVMLPGIDGFEVCKKLRADHPHLGIIMLTAKSQDIDKIMGLEYGTDDYMTKPFNPTELVLRLKSLERRLEPEKEGNSLTMEFKPFRIDVYSRQFYKNDLEIELTPTEFSIAKLFIENPGKAFKRDEILNHVWGVDFVGDSKIVDVNIRRLRSKIEEDSSQPSFIETVWGVGYRWKSKD
- a CDS encoding sensor histidine kinase, with the translated sequence MKRSIKSRLIRSFMLIILVTVVFLEVLLINGIKTHYYNNVEDILTSQIEFSTTFYARYFANRNLEEILIDDIDLFWQHTTAQVQILNTSGEVVLDSLGIPGTEPLQTIDIKDALEKGKGVWTGSVSYSDEPVMAVSMPLQYRNETVGLIRFISSLEATNNVIKDISRFLLILGIVVVGVSGLISVFIANSITKPLKEVTEVAEKMADGQFKVRSQVRVNDEIGRLSHTLNYMAEEIVRKETLKNDFISSISHELRTPLTSIKGWAITLKSGDEPDKELLEDGLEIIETESDRLSQMVEELLDFSRFTSGRITLSKDTVDIKETVKMVVYQMMPRAINNNINFEVDIEGSIPAIIGDENRIKQVLINILDNAFKFTGEGDVSLKAYEDNSHIRIEIEDNGSGIPNEELPYVKDKFYKGKNSNSHSGIGLSICDEIMQLHEGIFDIESEPNKGTKVILGFPKEVRSQ
- a CDS encoding GIY-YIG nuclease family protein; the protein is MFFVYILECSDKSLYTGYTTSLEERLKLHNSGKASKYTRSRLPVEIIYFEEYHTKSEAMSRECEIKALKRPEKISLINRLKPESF
- a CDS encoding regulatory protein RecX, whose amino-acid sequence is MKITKISTQKDSSRINLYVDGEFYLGLPSEAIIEFKLKKDMELDHETAQRLQCYDELQRTKSSAYKYLSYRQRTVSEMMDYLARKGFEQQSISNVIELLKESGFLNDESFARAYVDDKTRLNDLGAYRLKAELRKKGIDEDLIKETLSDLEPDIEHLVELVQKKYSNSLTGDENSTMRKAAGFLQRKGYGYDVIKKVLEKLGSVEE
- a CDS encoding PspC domain-containing protein — translated: MKKLKRSRSNRYIMGVCGGLSEYLNIDATIIRIIWFILAITSFGTFGLAYLICGIVIPEDDGYIESNTQATNGKDNGRLLIGIALVLVGALMLARILFPWFSHSLRKIVELWPALLIVLGVYILINNKSN
- a CDS encoding FHA domain-containing protein; amino-acid sequence: MFDLLSIVFKYIFVIIIYMFIFVIIRMIYLDIRAMESNPEDSGAYLKLLNRLDSLPYRVRDSYSLKGTISLGRSSENDIVIKDPFVSKRHLMITKDEEEYFIEDLGSSNGTYVNKQLLVDAAKLVNGDIIKIGDLEFIFVNRR
- a CDS encoding FtsW/RodA/SpoVE family cell cycle protein, which translates into the protein MKNLMDGRLPRRLLLLFELMSMSLILLYRRDSLDIKTVALAFGLLVVVYGANYILSRLSDGDLYIFLIVSMLISIGIIMIFRISSDLGLKQLMWLVIGVGAFFGSYLMITKISFWESLFPVYIAAAYSFFAMTLLLGDRKHGAINWISIGGISFQPAEMTKIILVFILACFYSSRDKFNKYKYADYWMMGVIYSFIGLLFIQRDLGTAMIFMGIFTGLQYIYSNDRMAIRANLGLFTIGGITAYILFDHVKVRIMTWLNPWPYIDNKGYQITQSLFAIAEGSYFGTGLGRGNPSFIPLSYNDFIFSSITEEMGVFTGIGIIMLFMILVYRGFKIALKQDSKFYRILALGITLMFGLQSLVIIGGVTKVIPLTGLTLPFVSYGGTSVLSSFIALGILQGASEKLTREEIR
- a CDS encoding peptidoglycan D,D-transpeptidase FtsI family protein yields the protein MNLEKKRILILLASLCTGFAILIGYLSYFQIFRAEDVRNNSYNKRLWINEDKILRGSITDRDGNLLAYSEASDGTARRIYKYDRLYSHVIGYSLKEYGKSGLEKSFNSYLVGANENTAINELINLINPTGVGNNLKLTIDHSLQAKARELLSGKKGSIIAMDPKTGEILAMVSLPDFNVNTLIQEWNTVSEDTNSPLFNRATQGLYPPGSVFKIVTAIGVMRASNPDDLYNCTGTVIIDGKEFSDSDKKGHGELGLNEAFAKSCNTYFAIKALEIGHSELLKIAEELGFNKKLDVGLESSSSVFPTDSKGDTDLAASGIGQGRILATPLNMLAIIAGIANDGAMMEPYLVSEMTSPEGKLINSHEQALTMQAGDIDEIARLKEMLREVVKTGTGRNASIKNVAVAGKTGTAENPTGKNHAWFAGFAPFDDPKVAVVVILEEEGSSGGSSAAPIARDIMIHALNNVDFNR